A genomic window from Paraburkholderia phytofirmans OLGA172 includes:
- a CDS encoding restriction endonuclease subunit S → MSLPRYREYKDSRFDWIGEVPIHWSVAAAGHRYEVLLGKMLDEKRITGDHLAPYLRNADVQWDRINVENLPQMDFSGSDLARYALTPGDLLVCEGGEVGRAAIWRGDVDECYYQKALHRLRCRDAAKDLPRFMFYLLRAASSLNVFTASEGKSTIAHLTAEALRSYRFAFPTFPEQQHIVGFLDHETGKIDALIAEQEMLLALLAEKRQATISHAVTRGLNPEAPMKDSGVGWLGKVPAHWEVSRVKRIIWSIEQGWSPQCENYPVEGPHEWGVLKVGCVNGGIFNSSENKKLPPELEPIVEYSLRKGDLLISRANTRELVGSAAVVPEDFENLLLCDKLYRLRVEADMCRPDFLSAYLAIRATRAQIELDATGASSSMLNIGQSVILELLVPLPDVSEQAAIMSFVSIETSKLDTLKTEAERAIDLLKERRSALIAAAVTGKIDVRQQPFALEAAA, encoded by the coding sequence ATGAGCTTGCCGCGCTATCGGGAATACAAGGACAGCAGGTTCGATTGGATAGGAGAGGTGCCCATACATTGGAGCGTCGCGGCCGCTGGGCACCGCTACGAGGTGCTTTTGGGCAAAATGCTCGACGAGAAGCGCATCACCGGTGACCACTTAGCTCCGTACCTCCGCAACGCAGATGTTCAGTGGGACCGCATCAATGTTGAAAACCTTCCTCAAATGGACTTCTCGGGAAGTGACCTCGCTCGCTACGCCTTAACTCCGGGGGATTTGCTTGTATGCGAAGGTGGAGAAGTCGGCCGCGCAGCAATTTGGCGCGGCGACGTTGACGAGTGCTATTACCAAAAAGCCTTGCATAGGCTGCGCTGCCGGGATGCCGCCAAGGACTTGCCGCGCTTCATGTTTTATCTCTTGCGAGCCGCGTCATCGCTCAATGTCTTCACTGCCTCCGAAGGCAAGTCGACCATTGCACATCTCACGGCAGAAGCGCTTCGCAGCTATCGATTCGCTTTCCCAACGTTTCCGGAGCAGCAACATATCGTCGGCTTCCTCGACCACGAGACCGGCAAGATTGACGCGCTGATTGCCGAACAGGAAATGCTCCTTGCCCTGCTGGCAGAAAAGCGCCAGGCGACCATCTCGCACGCGGTTACCCGTGGCCTCAATCCGGAAGCGCCGATGAAGGATTCCGGCGTGGGTTGGCTAGGGAAAGTGCCGGCGCATTGGGAAGTCTCAAGAGTAAAGCGCATCATCTGGTCAATCGAGCAGGGCTGGAGTCCGCAGTGCGAGAATTATCCAGTTGAGGGACCTCATGAATGGGGCGTACTCAAGGTGGGTTGCGTTAACGGCGGCATATTTAACTCTTCCGAAAACAAGAAGCTTCCACCTGAGTTGGAGCCCATTGTCGAGTACTCTTTGCGCAAAGGGGATTTGCTAATTTCTCGCGCCAATACCCGGGAACTTGTTGGAAGTGCAGCCGTTGTACCCGAAGATTTCGAAAATCTGCTGTTGTGTGACAAGCTGTACCGCTTGCGAGTGGAGGCAGACATGTGCCGTCCAGACTTCTTGTCTGCGTATCTTGCCATCCGCGCAACTAGGGCTCAAATCGAACTGGATGCGACGGGAGCAAGCAGCTCGATGCTCAATATCGGCCAATCGGTGATTCTCGAACTCCTTGTTCCTCTGCCGGACGTTTCCGAACAGGCGGCCATTATGAGTTTTGTCTCCATCGAAACTTCGAAGCTCGACACGCTCAAAACCGAAGCCGAACGAGCCATCGACCTGCTCAAAGAACGCCGCAGCGCCTTGATTGCCGCAGCCGTCACCGGAAAAATCGACGTGCGCCAGCAGCCATTTGCGCTAGAGGCCGCAGCGTGA
- a CDS encoding type I restriction endonuclease subunit R produces MSNLHQEHHFEAEICQHLGANGWLYVEGDAAQYDRANALYLPDLLVWIEATQADTWQRLTKTHGPALEDRLAERVRKSLNERGTLDVLRRGVEMLGLKEPLSLVQFKPALAINPAILQRYAANRLRVVRQVRNSPNNPLEELDLVLFVNGIPVATVELKSNFTQSVQDAVDQYRFDRHPHPKAGVAEPLLSFPGGALVHFAVSQSEVLMCTRLAGPSSVFLPFNRGNEGAAGNAPNPNGFATAYLWEDVWARESWLEILGRYLIGKRDDKKQLKSVIFPRYHQLDATRKLVADALARGAGERYLIQHSAGSGKTNSIAWTAHFLADLHDAEHNKMFDSVLVVSDRTVLDAQLQEAIFDFERTTGVVATITNEHGSKSAQLSQALKDGKKIIVCTIQTFPFALQAVQELAATEGKRFAVIADEAHSSQTGEAASKLKQLLSAEEWTALQDGGEIDTEALLAAQMEARTGAKGLTYVAFTATPKQKTLELFGRPGPDGLPQPFHVYSMRQAIEEGFILDVLKNYTSYKLAFKLAHDGHELDEKQVERSTAMKGIMQWVRLHPYNISQKVQVVVEHYRENVQPLLDGRAKAMVVVASRKEAVRWQKAIRAYIEKQNYSLGVLVAFSGEIDDPESFPTPVTETSKELNPGLKGRDIRDAFSEPGYHLLLVANKFQTGFDQPLLCGMYVDKMLGGIQAVQTLSRLNRAHPGKDTTYILDFVNDAGEILKAFKTYYETAELEATTDPHKVYDLRAKLDASGNYDDFEVERVAKVDLDPKGTQAQLDAAIAPVADRLLKRYKSMWQERTHAEEQHDDKAAQAAKDALDALVLFKNDMGAFVRLYAFLSQIFDYGNTDIEKRFLFFKRLIPLLEFGRERDAVDLSKVVLTHHNLRNIGRQPLNLGHGESPKLPPMDAVGSGSVQDKQQAFLDEIIEKVNGLFEGELTDDDQLVYVNGVIKGKLLENATLVQQAMSNSKEQFASSPDLKNALLHAIMDAFEAHSAMSTQALGSERVREGLKDILLGPAQLYEALRARSPGAGEAATSS; encoded by the coding sequence ATGAGCAACCTGCATCAAGAGCATCACTTCGAAGCGGAAATCTGTCAGCACCTGGGCGCCAACGGCTGGCTGTATGTCGAGGGCGATGCGGCACAGTACGACCGAGCCAACGCGCTCTACCTGCCCGACCTGCTCGTGTGGATAGAGGCAACGCAAGCCGACACTTGGCAACGCCTCACCAAGACCCACGGCCCGGCGCTCGAGGACCGACTAGCCGAGCGCGTGCGCAAGAGCCTGAACGAGCGCGGCACGCTGGACGTGCTGCGGCGCGGCGTGGAAATGCTTGGCCTGAAAGAGCCGCTGTCATTGGTGCAGTTCAAGCCGGCGCTTGCCATTAACCCAGCCATCCTGCAGCGTTACGCCGCAAACCGCTTGCGCGTTGTGCGCCAGGTGCGGAATTCGCCGAACAACCCGCTAGAAGAACTGGACCTCGTGCTATTCGTCAACGGCATCCCGGTTGCCACGGTCGAACTGAAGTCCAATTTCACCCAGAGCGTGCAGGATGCAGTGGACCAGTATCGCTTCGACCGACATCCGCATCCTAAGGCAGGCGTGGCAGAACCGCTGCTCAGCTTCCCCGGCGGTGCGCTGGTGCATTTTGCCGTCAGCCAGAGCGAAGTACTGATGTGCACGCGGCTGGCAGGCCCGTCGAGCGTCTTTCTACCCTTCAACCGGGGCAACGAAGGCGCGGCCGGAAATGCACCGAATCCAAATGGCTTCGCCACCGCCTACCTGTGGGAAGACGTCTGGGCTCGCGAGAGCTGGCTCGAAATTCTCGGACGCTATCTGATTGGCAAGCGCGACGACAAGAAGCAGCTCAAGAGCGTCATCTTTCCCCGATACCACCAGCTTGATGCGACCCGAAAATTGGTTGCCGACGCGCTAGCTAGGGGCGCGGGCGAGCGCTACCTTATCCAGCATTCCGCAGGCTCCGGCAAGACCAACTCGATTGCGTGGACGGCGCACTTCCTTGCTGACCTGCATGATGCTGAGCACAATAAGATGTTCGACAGTGTGCTGGTCGTGTCGGACCGTACAGTTCTCGATGCGCAGCTGCAGGAAGCCATCTTCGACTTTGAGCGGACCACCGGCGTGGTTGCAACCATCACGAACGAGCACGGCAGCAAGAGCGCCCAGCTCAGCCAAGCGCTAAAAGACGGTAAGAAAATCATTGTCTGCACCATCCAGACCTTCCCTTTCGCGCTGCAGGCGGTGCAGGAACTGGCCGCTACAGAAGGCAAGCGCTTTGCCGTCATTGCTGACGAAGCGCACAGCTCCCAGACGGGCGAAGCGGCGTCCAAGCTCAAGCAACTGCTGTCTGCCGAGGAGTGGACTGCACTGCAGGACGGAGGTGAAATCGATACTGAAGCGCTGCTCGCCGCGCAGATGGAAGCGCGCACCGGCGCAAAGGGCTTGACGTACGTAGCGTTCACTGCGACGCCGAAACAAAAGACCCTCGAACTCTTCGGTCGTCCCGGCCCGGACGGCCTGCCGCAGCCCTTCCACGTGTATTCGATGCGCCAGGCAATTGAGGAAGGCTTCATCCTCGATGTGCTTAAGAACTACACCAGCTATAAGCTCGCTTTCAAACTCGCGCACGACGGTCACGAGCTCGACGAGAAACAGGTCGAGCGTAGCACGGCGATGAAAGGCATCATGCAGTGGGTCCGGCTACACCCATACAACATATCGCAGAAGGTTCAGGTCGTTGTCGAGCACTACCGCGAGAATGTGCAGCCACTGCTCGACGGCCGCGCGAAGGCGATGGTAGTTGTGGCCAGCCGCAAGGAAGCGGTCCGCTGGCAGAAGGCGATTCGCGCCTACATCGAAAAACAAAACTATTCGTTGGGAGTGTTGGTCGCATTCTCCGGCGAAATCGATGACCCAGAGAGCTTTCCGACGCCGGTAACCGAAACCAGCAAGGAACTGAATCCGGGCCTCAAGGGCAGAGACATCCGTGATGCGTTCAGCGAACCAGGCTATCACCTGCTGCTCGTTGCCAACAAATTTCAGACCGGTTTCGACCAACCGCTGCTGTGCGGCATGTACGTCGACAAGATGCTGGGCGGTATCCAGGCCGTACAAACGCTCTCGCGCCTGAACCGCGCGCATCCGGGCAAGGACACCACCTACATCCTCGACTTCGTAAATGACGCCGGCGAAATTTTGAAGGCGTTCAAGACCTACTACGAGACGGCAGAACTCGAAGCGACGACGGACCCCCACAAGGTCTACGACCTGCGTGCCAAGCTTGATGCGAGCGGCAACTATGATGACTTCGAGGTCGAGCGGGTGGCAAAGGTTGACCTTGACCCGAAAGGAACTCAGGCGCAATTGGATGCGGCAATCGCTCCCGTCGCGGACCGCTTGCTTAAGCGCTACAAGTCCATGTGGCAGGAGCGAACCCATGCCGAGGAGCAGCATGATGACAAGGCCGCTCAGGCCGCAAAAGATGCCCTCGACGCGCTCGTTCTCTTCAAAAATGATATGGGCGCGTTCGTCCGCCTGTACGCGTTCCTGTCGCAGATTTTCGATTACGGCAATACCGACATCGAAAAGCGCTTCCTGTTTTTTAAGCGGCTGATACCGCTGCTGGAATTTGGTCGTGAACGCGATGCGGTCGACCTCTCCAAAGTGGTGCTGACTCACCATAACTTGCGAAACATCGGGAGACAGCCGTTGAATCTCGGGCACGGTGAATCACCAAAGCTCCCGCCGATGGATGCAGTCGGAAGCGGCTCCGTTCAGGATAAACAGCAGGCGTTTCTCGATGAAATCATCGAGAAGGTCAATGGACTGTTCGAAGGCGAGCTCACGGACGATGACCAGCTCGTGTACGTCAACGGCGTCATCAAGGGCAAGCTGCTCGAAAACGCTACCTTGGTGCAGCAGGCGATGAGCAACAGCAAAGAGCAGTTCGCCAGCTCACCAGACCTGAAAAATGCGCTGCTTCACGCCATCATGGATGCGTTCGAAGCGCACAGTGCGATGAGCACTCAGGCACTTGGTTCTGAGCGTGTGCGTGAAGGCCTTAAGGACATTTTGCTTGGACCAGCGCAGCTATACGAAGCATTGCGCGCCCGGTCGCCTGGTGCAGGCGAGGCAGCTACGTCCAGCTGA